Within the Phaseolus vulgaris cultivar G19833 chromosome 9, P. vulgaris v2.0, whole genome shotgun sequence genome, the region AAATCATAGCATTCCATGCACCGGCATCCTTATTGACAATGCTCTGAAAAACAGATAAAGCAGATTCTACACTTCCACATTTGGAATACATGTCCACCAAAGCCGTTGTCAAAATTGGATTGGAGTCAAGTTGGAATCTCTTGGCATAGGAATGCACCCACAGGCCCTGTGCGAATGCACCAAGATGAGCACACGCAGTGAGGACCGAGACAAGGACGGACTCATTCGGCTTTGTACCCTCGTTTTGCATCTCCGCAAACAAAGCAAGCACTTCCTTGAAGTCACTAACTCGAGAATAAGCTGCTATCATGGCACTCCACGACACAGCGTTTCTGTCAGGCATTTGCTCAAACACTTCTCTAGCCTTGTCCACATTCCCCATTTTACCATAACCGTCAACCATCGCTGTCCCCAACACCACATCTTTCTTAGTCGTTTTATCAAACAATACCCGTGCATGTTCCACCTCACGAGAAACAGAGTAGAACTCGATGAACGCACTCAGCACGTAAGGGTCGTCGCGGAAGCCGAACTTAACGACGTGGCCGTGCACCAAACGGCCAACAACTTTGAAAGAAGGAAGAAGCGCAATGCAAGCCTTGACCAAAGGTGGGAATGTGTAGTTGTTAACGGCAATCCCGTTTCGGAGCATGGACAAGTAGCAGGAGACAGCGGGGAGGGGTAAACGGGCTTGGAGGTAGCCTCTGATCATGGTGTTGTGCATGAAGGTGTTGCGGTGGCGGAGGTGGCGGAAGATGGAGCGAGCGTAGGAGAAAAAGGAGGCGTCGTTGGAGATGGCTGCGACGGAGAGAAGCGGGGCGAGGGCATACGGCGTGTCGTTGTAGCGGCATCGGAGGATGTGAGCGTGTAGTTGCTTGAGTTTGATTAGAGTGTTGCATTTTTGCGCCACGCTTGTGAGAAACCCCTTCTCAACGCTCATTTCAACATCAATTCTATCTAATCGTCTAAATCGTCGACAATCGTCTAATAGATTGTCTTTAGGTATATCTATTAGATGGTCTATGAGCTACAATTTCATAAACACACAGTAGCTTACAAGTCATCTAATATATTTcgtttatatttattataatccAAACTTTATTTACCGAAATATAGTATAGTGATTCTAAACAAGAGCAAACAAAAAATTGACGTATCATATGAATAGTAATTTGGTTAAAAAGATATTGTTGTTGGTTTACAAAAGGGTAGTAATTAGGCTtgaactaatatttttattgcaCTTATTATTGCTCACTTATCATGGTTTAACTTAAGTTAAACCTTTGCTAATTTTACACTAATTAACctaattgaaaattaattttgtgaAGTTAGTTTTTAGTTCCATTCTTGCAGACTCTAATGTTTACCTAATGCAAAATTTAAAAGCAGGTGAAAATCCAAAACCTTTTTCCATGAATTTCTCAAGTGTCAACAACCCATCATCTCATATTAAACAAAATAGCAATCTTATTCTTAAAGATCAAATTCATGGTAGTGGTGATTCATGAGTATGAGTAGCATTTTCTCTAATCTCTAACTCAACCTCCAATTCATTCCTTTCTATGACTCTTCTGCTAAATTGATAATTTTCTTTCCAATGTTATCCCCTCTGAAGAGTCCAACAAAAGCAGAAGGGATGCTCTCCACGCCTGATGAAATGTCTTCAAGTACCTTTAACTTTCCTGTACGAAGGTAATCTGAAGTTTTTGCAGAAAAATCTTCAAAAACATGCAGAAAGTCAGCAGCCAGAAATCCTCTGATGTTGATTC harbors:
- the LOC137821311 gene encoding pentatricopeptide repeat-containing protein At5g66520-like, with product MSVEKGFLTSVAQKCNTLIKLKQLHAHILRCRYNDTPYALAPLLSVAAISNDASFFSYARSIFRHLRHRNTFMHNTMIRGYLQARLPLPAVSCYLSMLRNGIAVNNYTFPPLVKACIALLPSFKVVGRLVHGHVVKFGFRDDPYVLSAFIEFYSVSREVEHARVLFDKTTKKDVVLGTAMVDGYGKMGNVDKAREVFEQMPDRNAVSWSAMIAAYSRVSDFKEVLALFAEMQNEGTKPNESVLVSVLTACAHLGAFAQGLWVHSYAKRFQLDSNPILTTALVDMYSKCGSVESALSVFQSIVNKDAGAWNAMICGVALNGDAEKSLELFYQMAASGTKPNETTFVAVLTACTHAKMVQQGLWLFEEMSSSYGIAPKMEHYACVVDLLSRAGMVEEAEKFMEEMGGLAASDANVWGALLNACRIHKNIHVGNRVWKKLLDMGIADCGTHVLTYNIYREAGWEAEAKKVRTRIEEIGMRKKPGCSIIEVDDEVEEFLAGDHSHPLAQEMCRLLDSILKMGTLENF